In a single window of the Diospyros lotus cultivar Yz01 chromosome 10, ASM1463336v1, whole genome shotgun sequence genome:
- the LOC127810793 gene encoding NADH kinase-like produces the protein MTRKRLLLLLKPFDVFPKAKAGLSRVTNPKVLSYLDNRRKVHKDAINFCQDILQKKNVNWQPILRSHLSQAIRDVDLVVTVGGDGTLLQASHFLDDSVPVLGVNSDPTQAEEVEEFGPEFDATRSIGYLCAATVGNFEQMVDNILEGKTDPSKLSRMSICVNSKLLPKYALNDVLIVHPSPATVSRFSFRIKRDGHPGGHLVNCRSSGLRVSTAAGSTAATLSAGGTPMPILSKDLQYMVREPILHGAVNSSPLHGLVQPHEGLEISWFCKEGLLFTDGSHVFHSIQHGDTIELSSNAPILKVFLPNHLS, from the exons TGGTCTATCCCGCGTAACCAATCCCAAG GTATTGAGTTACCTGGATAACAGGCGCAAGGTTCACAAGGATGCCATAAACTTCTGTCAGGATATCTTGCAAAAAAAGAATGTCAATTGGCAACCCATTTTGCGAAGCCATCTATCACAGGCAATCCGCGATGTGGATCTGGTGGTTACTGTGGGTGGTGATGGCACACTTTTGCAGGCAAGCCATTTTCTGGATGACTCAGTTCCTGTTCTAGGAGTGAATTCAGACCCCACTCAAGCTGAAGAG GTGGAAGAATTCGGTCCGGAATTTGATGCTACAAGAAGCATTGGCTATCTTTGCGCTGCAACTGTCGGGAACTTTGAACAA ATGGTAGACAACATCCTTGAGGGTAAGACAGATCCATCGAAGTTATCAAGGATGTCAATTTGTGTGAACTCAAAGCTGCTGCCAAAATACGCTCTTAATGATGTTCTAATTGTGCATCCTTCTCCTGCAACAGTTTCTCGGTTCTCATTCAG GATTAAAAGAGATGGCCACCCAGGCGGGCATTTGGTGAACTGTCGTTCTAGTGGTCTAAGAGTCTCAACGGCTGCTGGATCGACTGCTGCAACGCTATCAGCCGGTGGGACTCCAATGCCTATTTTGTCGAAGGATCTCCAGTACATGGTCCGCGAGCCCATTCTGCACGGCGCAGTCAACTCTAGCCCGTTGCATGGACTGGTACAACCTCATGAAGGTTTGGAGATTTCATGGTTCTGCAAAGAGGGGTTGCTTTTTACAGACGGCTCCCATGTTTTCCATTCTATCCAACATGGAGATACCATAGAACTATCTTCCAATGCCCcaattttgaaagttttcttgcCTAACCACTTGTCGTAG